GCAGCTTCGACACCTTCGCGGCCAACCCCGGTGCCGTGTTGCCGATGGCCGCCATGGCCAGCATGGCGAAGGCTCGCGCCGCGTTCCTGCCCATGAGCTTGCCGTACCGCTCGCCCGCTGCGCGCAGCTCGTTGAACGTGGTGGCCCGGTCCGCCTCGTCCATCAGCCGCTTGAAGCCCACGACGAGGCCCCAGAAGGTATCGACGCCCACGTACGAAATAATCGTGGCGGTCATCACGGCCGCGAGGCCCTTGGAGATCGTCACGTCGGGAATGGCGACGAGGATCATGTACGTGGTCCAGGTCCAGAGGACCGCTGCCACCATGGCGTGGGGGTCGGCCATGTCCTTGAACGCCTCCAGCATCTCGTCCAGCACGGCGCCCTTGGCCAGGGCCATGGCCAGCGCGAAACGCCCATCCCCATTGACGGTGGGGCTCTCCGCCAGCAGGCGGAGACAGTCCCCGGGCCTGCCGGTGCGCTCGCACCAACGCAGGTAGTCGCGCGTCAACTCCACCTCCGGCGTTGTGGACTGCCCCTCCAGGTGCTCGCCCGGCTTGAGCGGAGTGATGCGGCGGCTGGGTGTCTCGTACGAGTACGAACCGCTCCGCGCCTCCATCTCGAACAGCCGCCGGGCGGCTTCCTGGGGCCGAGTGGGGGGCCGAACATCCCGAGCCAGTTCCGACACGGCCTCCTCGAACTCGCCGCTGCCCAGAGTCACCGGCCTGGCGCTGGAACGAGGGGTGAAGACGAGGGGGTCGGTCTGGCCCGTGTCCAGGCGCACGACCCGGGACGCCGTGCCACACCCGACGAGGAGAGCCAGCATCACAACCGTGCAGCACAGCTTCATGGGGATTCCTCCCGGCCACCCCTCTATGGGTAGCCAATCCGGAAGGCTACCCAATTGGTACGACAACCCCTGGAGCGGGGTTCACGGGAAGGTCACTCCACCCAGGGTGACAAGCCGGCCTCCGTTCTCGTCCCACAACTTGAGGGTGAAGGTGCCCCGCGCCTCGTGAGCCAGCAACTCCGTCTCCACCATCACGAGGCCCGACCCTCCCGGCGGAATGGGCGCGAGCTGCCACGCCTTCGCTTCCTTCACGTCCTGGCCCTTTCCCACCAGCAGTGCCGCATCCTTGGCCGTCCAGGGGGCCGTGCCGGGGTTGTCCATGACCATCGCCACGGCCACCCGCATCACGTCTTCGCCTTTTTCCCGGCGCGTGGTGGTGGAGCGGTAGCTGATGACGGTTGGCGTGAGGAGCGCGTTGGCCGAGGGGTTGGTGATGGTGCTCGTGAGCCGTGGTACGTATACTGCTGTGGTTGAGCGCTTGAGAGACGGCCTCCAGGGGCAAGCCACCTCCCTGCGGGTTGTAGGTGCTGCCCCGCTCGATCAGCCACGTGGCGAAGCTGTGCCGGATGGCACCGAAGTGGACGAACTCCAGGCCCGTGCGCTCGCACACTCGCTCGACGGCCTCACGGATGGTCTGCCGATCCGGTGCTGAGCCTCGTACCTGGAGACGCTGGGCGGCGGCGAGCGCCTGGGCATCGAGGGACACGGTGAAGCGCTTGCCCGTCTTGTGCTTGAAGGTGACGGTGCCAGCGATCTCGCCCTGGTTCTTCAGGACCGCGATCTTGCCGTCACCGCTGGCCAGCCGATCCACTTCGGTGCCGTGCATCCCGCTCTTGGCCTGGAGGCACAGCACGTCGCGGATGGCCTGCGAGCCCAGCGCCGCGTAGAGCTTCTGGATGTGCTCGATGCCGTAGCCCTTGAGTTCGTGGTTCCGGCGCGCAGGCGGCACCTTCAGGAATCGCCCCGGGTTCTCCATCGGGTCCAACTCACCGGCATCCTGGAGGTACGAGGTAAAGGACTTGAAGACGATGATTCGCCACTTCTTGCCGGTGTCCCAGGTGGCCAGCAGCTTCTTCAGCGCCGGACCCGTCAACGCGCGGAGATCCTTGCCCGCGAGTGCGGTGGCCCAGGCAGCCAAATAGCTGCGCGTGCTCTTGAGGTATTCGACGGACCTGTCGGTGTCCTTCAGGTGCTGGAGGAACCGTTGGGCGCGGTTCTCGTCCAGGAACACCGCCTTCGCGGCGTCCTCCTGGGCCTTCTGGGCCCCCTCCACGCGCTCCTGGTTCGCGGTCCGGTACGCGGCCGGGTTGCGGCGGAACACCGCCAGCTCGGCCAGGGCCTCGGCCTCGCTCCGCACGTCCAGCGTGATGTTGTAGGCGGCCCCGGCGACGGTCTTGCGGATGATCCACCGCGTGCTGCCGTCGTTGGCCGTGTACGTGCGGCCTCCGAGCCACTTCCCGCTCCACTTGGGCATGTCCGGCTCCTGTACCCAACCCCCACTTGGGTAAAAGTTGGGTACAGGAGGCACAAGAGGGCAGGGCGTCCCACAACCCCACTGGGGCGGTTTCAGGAAATTTCAATGAAAACGGGTCGGTAGGACAGAGGAATCGAACCTCCCAGGGACATGTCTCCATGCCCCCCACCGGTTTTGAAGACCGGGCCGGCCACCAGGTCCGGAGTCGCTACGCCACGATGCAACCGCCGTGATCACGGCAGGTTACGAGGGGATGGGCCCCTTGGCTCGGCCCTGGCTGTCTTCCGGTACCAAGGACGGTACCAAGGAGCAGCCAGATGCCGCGCTGGACGGGCACCTGGAGGGGCGGTCGGACGTACCAGAAGCGCAACGGGCAGACGGTCTACGTGCTCAGGAAGACCGTGGACGGGATGGCCTACCAGCATGTTCTGGATGTCCGCACCGAGGAACTGGCGGAGGCCGAGCTGGCCCTCTTCTTTCGTGACCCGGCCTCCTACCGGCCCCGGCGGATGCAGCACGATGTTCGCCTCGGGGTGGACAGCATCGCCCGGTACGTGGGGCACCTCCGGACCAGCGGGCACTCCGAGTCCTACATCCAGGACAGCCGCCGGTACCTGAATGCCTGGGCCACGAGCTTGAAGGGCGCCAACCTCGCGAAGCTGGACCCCAGCGGCGTGAAGGCGACCCTGAACCGGTGGCTGACGGCGAGGAAGACGCGGATCATCGTCTTCAAGGCGTTCTGCTCCTGGCTCCGGGTCCAGGGCCTCCTGCCCGAGGAGAACGACCCTTCGCGGGCCCTGCGGGTGCCGGCCAGCCGGCCTGAGTGCGTGCACCGGACCATCGCGATCACCGATTCCGGAGCAAGCCGATCACCGATTCCGGAGCAAGCCGATCACCGATTCCGGAGCAAGCCGATCGGTGACACGGACGTAGGGATGACGGATGCAGTCCAAGGGGTCATCCCCGGAGTCATGGGAGCGGAGAAGACGCTGGACGTCACATGGAAGCAGGCTGCCTCCCTCGCAAGGAGGAGGACCTGGCCGCACCGAGGATGTCCATGAGGAAGCTACGAGAGATTCTGAGACTACACCTGGAAATGGGACTGACCGGCAGGGCGATAGCGCGCAGCTGCGGACTGTCACCGAGCACGGTGAGCGATTACCTGGGCCGGATAAAGCTGGCGCGGCTGAACTGGCCACTGCCGGCGGAGCTGGACGATGACGCAGCTCTGGAGCAGCTGCTCTTCCCCGACGAGCACAAGCCGAAGCTCAATCGCCCGGAGCCCGACTTCGCGCGAATCCACGAGGAGCTTCGGCGCAAGCACGTCACCAAGCAATTGCTGTGGCAGGAGTACCGGGAGCAGCACCCGGATGGCTACCAGTACAGCCAGTTCTGCGAGCACTACGCGCGCTGGTGCGCGCAACTGTCGGTGACGATGCGGCAGACGCACCGGGCCGGAGAGAAGGGCTTCGTGGACTTCAGCGGGGATGGGCTCGAGCTGGTGGTGCCCGAGACGGGGGAGAGGCAGAAGGTGAAGCTCTTCCTCTTCGTGCTGGGCGCCAGCAGCTACACCTACGTGGAGCCGGTGCTGGGGGAGGACCTGGCCACGTGGGTGGGCTGCCACAGCCGAGCGCTGGAGTACTTTGGCGGCGTGCCTCAGGTGGTGGTGCCCGACAATCTCAAGGCGGCAGTGCAGCGGCCTGACCGGTACGAGCCGGAGCTCAACCCCACCTACGCGGAGCTGGCCCGGCACTACGGTTTCGCCGTCATTCCCGCGCGCGTGCGCAAGCCGCGAGACAAGGCGAAGGTGGAGGCCGCGGTGCTGCTGGCCGAGAGGTGGATTCTGGCCGTGCTGCGCCACCAGCGCTTCAGCACGTTGCAGCAGGTGCGCGAGGCGGTGCGTCCGTTGCTCGAGAAGCTCAACGAGCGCCCCATGCGCAAGCTGGGCAAGTCGCGGCGGCAGCTCTTCGAGGAGGTGGACCGGCCCGCGCTCAAGCCCCTGCCCGCGGAGCGCTACGAGCTGGCGTGGTGGAAGAAGGCGCGCGTCAACATCGACTACCACATCGAGGTGGATGAGCACCTCTACAGCGTGCCGTACCAGTTAGAGCTCGTTTCAAAAATGGACCAGGGAGCCTAGGTCATCTGACCTGCCTCCCCGGGATTGTTTCATAAATGAACCGCAGAGGTATCCAGACTTCCCTCTACGTACCTGGTGCTCATCCTCGCAAGCATGAGGCGCGAACTGGTCCCGGACGAGCTGTGGGCGAGGGTGGAGCCGCTGCTGCCACGACATCGCCGCAAAGGGAGAAGAGGTCGTCCATTGCGCGACGATAGGGCGTGCCTGCGGGGCATTATCTTCGTGCTCAGGACGGGCATCGCCTGGAGAGACCTGCCAGCCGAGGTGTTCGGGTGCAGCGGGGCGACGTGCTGGAGGAGGCTGCGAAAGTGGAGCCGAGCAGGAGTCTTCGAGAAGCTCCAGCGGGTGTTGCTGAACGAGTTGGGGCACAAGGGGCTCATTGACTGGAGCCGGGCCTCGTTCGACTCCAGCAGCCTACGGGCGATAAAAGGGGGGCCCAAACAGGCCCGAATCCAACGGACAGAGGAAAGGCGGGCAGCAAGCACCACCTGGTCGTAGACCGCCGGGGCCTGCCGCTGGCCACCTTGCTGTCGGCCGCCAACGTGCACGACAAGCGCGAGGCGCTGCCGCTCCTCGACGCCATCCTCCCCATCAAGGGGCCACGAGGCAGGCCACGCAGGCGTCCGGCGAAAGGGCACGGCGACAAGGGGTACGATTATGCCGATACCCGCCGGGGATTACGGAAGCGCCACATCGTTCCCCGCATCGCCCGCCGAGGCGTGGAGTCGAAGGAGCGTTTGGGACGCCATCGCTGGGTGGTGGAGCGCTCCCTGGACTGGTTCCACCAGATGAAACGCCTGCGGATTCGCGAAGAGCGGAACCCACAGATGCACCTGGCACTCCTTCGCCTTGGCCACTGCCTCCTTCTCTATCGCGTGCTTGAGCGCCATTTACGAAATGGCCCTGAATAGGCAGGGCATGTTACCTGACCTCTCAGGTCCATTTTTGAAACGAGCTCTTAGTGGGCAAGCGGGTGGAAGTACGCGCCACCACGGCGTGCGTCGAAGTCTTCCTCGCAGGCCGTCGCGTCGCCAGCCACCCGCGCGCCAGCGGGCCGCGGCCGACGACGCTGCCCGAGCACATGCCCAGCTCGCACCGCGCCCATGCGCAGTGGACGCCCTCGCGAATACTCGAGTGGGCGGCCAAGGTGGGCCCCTCGACTGCGGCGCTGGCCGAGGAGCTGATGCGTCGGCGCAAACATCCCGAGCAGGGGTTCCGCGCCTGCCTGGGCCTCATCCGCTTGAAGGAGAAGTACGGCCCGGAGCGGTTGGAGCGCGCGTGCGCGCGTGCGCTTCGGCATCGTGCCTGTACCTACGGCAGCGTCGCCGCCATCCTGCGCAACAAGCTGGAAGCCGTGGAGCCGGTGGCCGAGGAGCGCGCCGCGCTGCCCGTCCACGAGAACATCCGCGGCCCTGACTACTACCACTGAGGTGAGAGTCTTCCTCCCCCTCGGGCAGTCCTCGAGCTCTCTGCCCCGGGGGAGCGCGGCGTCGCGCGGTGCGCGCCGCCGCGCGCTATCGCCGAGCTCGCTCACACAGAGGAAAGCCATGCTGATGAAACAGACACTGGAGAAGCTCAAGGCGATGAAGCTGCTGGGGATGGCCAGCTACCTGGAGGGGTGGCTGGACGTGCCTCCCACGCAGGACGTCAGCGCGTCCGAGTTGCTCGGGCTGCTGGTGGACGCCGAGTGGACGCAGCGAGAGAACCGCAAGCTCTCCCTGCGGTTGAAGAACGCGAAGCTGCGGCAGCCGGCATGCGTGGAGGACATCGACTACGCCCACGCCCGAGGGCTGACGAGGGCCCAGGTGGTGGAGCTGGCCTCGTGCCGCTGGGTGGCCGCCCACCAGAACGTCCTGCTCACCGGGCCGACGGGAATGGGCAAGAGCTACCTGGCGTGCGCGCTGGGCAACAAGGCGTGCCGCGAAGGCTACACGGTGGTGTACCGCAGGGCCTCCCGGCTCTACGACGAGCTGGCCCAGGCGCGGGCCGATGGCACCTGGCGCACGGTGCTGCAGCGCTTGTCCAAGGCGCACGTCTTCATCCTCGACGACTTCGGCTTGGAGCCACTGACGGCCAACGAGCGAAGGGACCTGCTCGAAGTCTTGGAGGACCGGTGTGGAACTGCTTCCACCGTCATCACCTCCCAGCTCGATCCCAAGCAATGGCACGCGCTCATCGGTGATGCGACCGTCGCCGACGCCATCCTCGACCGGGTGGTCCACAACGCCCACCGCATCAAGCTGATGGGCGAGTCCATCCGCAAGCAGCATGGAAAGTTGACGACCGAGCCGAAGCCGGAGAAGTGAGGGGCACCAGCGTCGCTCCGCTCCGATGATCGGCTTCGTCCGGAACAGGTGATCGGCTTCGTCCGGAACGAGTGATCGCGATGGCCGGAATACGCACCATCACCTTCCGATTCGACTCGTTGCTCCGGCAGGACTCCCTGAACATTCAAGAGCGGGGATGGTTCGAGGACTGGGCCTTGGGGCAGCAGATGCTCACGCTGGCTCCTCGAGAGAACCTGGCCCCCGGGAAGCGGACCGAAGTGGAAGTGTGCTTCGCGGACGGTGCCGCGCCCGCGTGCGCCACCTTCGTGCTCGTCGTCCATCCCGGGCTCGGAATGCAGGAGGTGAAGGTGCTGCGGCAGTCGCGCCCCGTGGCGCACTTCCAGCAAGTCGCCAAGGAGGCTGAGGCTCAGGTCCAGCAGTGCCGTGAGGAGGTGCGGCAGCTCCGCTCCGAGCGCGGCGTGCCGGATGGCTTGACTGGTGCCGTTGCGTCCGGACTGGTGAATCTTGGAAGGGGTGTTGACGGCAAGGACCTGACCGACGATGCCACCGAGAAGGAGGGAAATACCCTCATCAAGGATCGCGTCTTCAGCTACCGCTCCAAGGAGCGGGTGGCGGTAGAGGTGTACCTCGCGAACCCGGGCACGACGCCCTGGACGGCGACGGGCGCGGTACTCCGCGGGCCCAAGGGCGAGGTCCTCAAGCCGCTGCTGCTCTGGCAGCCGGACCCCATCGTTCCGGCCGCGCCAGGAGAGGAGGGCAAGCGAGGGCGCGTCGTGGTGGAGGTACTGGCCACGGAGAAACAGGCCAGGGGCACCTACACCCTCATCCTCTGGGACGCGACTCGCCAGCGCACCATCACCCTTGGCGAAGTCTCATTTCCGTAGGAAGCAGAACCACATCATTCCTAGCATCGTCCACGCTGTAGACAGGCGGGCAAGAGGACCCCCGTCACTCGCGATCAGGGTGTACCTGATCGAAATCGGCTCGTGGGTGTGCACCCTCGTCGCGGCAATCCTCTGCATCCGGATGATCCGTGCGGTGCAGGTTCGGCTCGAATCCCACCGGAGCGGCCTTTAGACTCGCTTCGGCGACCGACGCAATAAAGAATGACGCTGGCCGACGTCTCTATGCATTGTTCATGGCGGCAACCATCTTCAGTGCATTCCAAAAACCGAAGAATGCCGCCCCTGCCTCAAGCTCTAGTTCCACCGTCTCTCCTCTTCGGAGCAGAATCTTCAGTCGATTGAGGGCCAGTTTTCCGTTTGGGCTTGAGGCCAGGGTTCCGTCGACGTGAGCTGCATCTACCGTCGCGCCTTCAATTTCGCTCCAGGGAAGATGCAGGATGCCGTCAGGTCGCCATGTGATAACCTGCTCAGTAGTGAGTAGCACCCAATGTTCTGGATCTCGAAAGTGCGAAAGCACCGGGAGTTCCCCGCTCCGAACGGCAGCCACATTGAGCAGACTCGTGCGTACCTCCGCCGGGAATTCGTCAAAGGGGCGCGTCCACGTTCCTTCGCGCCCTGAGCGATAGAATTTCCGGAGGAGCCTCTGGCGCCTCGCCTCTGCGCTGAGGTCGGTCATGGTAGCAGTTCCTTGACTAGCTCAATTGTATCGTTATTGATGCGCCGAAACGCGAACCCGTAACGCTGCGCGATCGCGGGGTTCAAGAAACCCTGATTAATCACAGCATGCCCCGTAATACTCAGGCGAGAGGCACCAGCAGCGCGCGCTTCAGCCTCGAAAGCCTCTATCAATTTTTTCAAGGATGAAGCTCCTTTGGTCTCGGCCTCGATCAAAAGAACATTACGCTGAAATGTTTGTCCAACAAGTCCCTTGTTCCCAAAGATTCGGAAGCCGTTGAGTCTCTCGGGTGGTAGTCGAGTTGCCTGCTGAAGAAGTTCCTCGGCTGCTGGGCGCATCTGTCCTTGGGATGACTCCGAGGCCCCACTATCTGCCCCACCTGCCTGCTGGATAATGACGGCCGCCCACGGCCCGCCTTTCAGCACTGTGGCCGCCTTGCCCACTGGCACCACGACGCGCTCCATCACCAGCAAGCCCTCGGCCGACAGCGAGAGCACCGGCACAGTGGCCTCCAGTCCTCCCACCGCCCGCGTCAGCGCGCCCGTCGTTCCACCAGCCGTGCCAAACGTGACGATGAGGTTGGTCAGCAGCTTGGAGACGGCCTTTACCTGCTCGCCGCGCGTCATGTACCGGAAGCGCTCGCGGTACTGGGGCGAGGAGGCAATGAGGGCCGCGACTCCCGCAGGCAGGTGCCGTAGCGCCGCGATGCTGTCCGACGGGTGGGAGAGAAACTGGCCCATGGCGTGGTACAACTCGACGAAGGCCTCTTCGGCCCCATCTAGCGAACGGCCGATGTAGTCGGCGTCGTCGTACACCTCGGCCAGCCCGGGTCCTTCCATGACGGGGCTCAGTTGGGCGTCCGCCTCCCGGAAGACCCACCCCTTGACGGTGTAGAAGCGGCCCAGCTCAAAGGGGCCCGCGCGGAAGGCTTCCTCCTTCCACTCCACGGAGCCCACCTTCTGCTGAGTACGTCCGTTGAGCGTCCACGCGAGGTAGCCATCCGGCCGCAGCACGGCCACCGTCTTGAATCGCTCCACACGGCGCAGCAACTCCTCGCGGGACACTTCCCCTCCCTCCAGCACCTCGCGCAACAGGTGGCAGGCGGCCATGCGCGGCGGAAAGGAGCCCAGCGTCACCGGCTTCTTCATCAGCACCGTCAGCACCCGGGCCGCCTCCTGGGGTGTGAGTGGCGCCCCTCGCGGGGGCTCGTCGTTGACGTTGTCCAGGCCCGCGAGCAGCAGCAGGTACTCGAAGGCATCCGCCTGCCTGGCCCCGCTGGCCACCGCGCGCACGGCCATCTCAGCCGGGCTCACCATGGCCACCTCCGTGCTCCGAGCGCGCTCACCCCGACGACGGTGGAGCCGCGCGGGCTCGCTCTGGCCCGTGGACGCGGTTGGGGAGTCGCCGCGCAGCTCGCCTGCCAATGTGGGGTCGTGCACACCTCGAGGGGTGTGCTTCAGGTGTGCACCGCCTCCCGCTGGAGGCGTCACCGTGGCGCAGCCCGTAGCCAGCAGGACGCCGCAAAACAGCAAAGCGGCCCGGTTGCGCGCCGTCTCAGCGGGCATGGTCCACCCCCAGGCCAGCGGAAGCGAAGGCGCCTGGGCGCAGCGTCCCGTCCGGCGCCGCAAACAGCAGCGTGCCGCCCTGGCCCACGGCGTACAGCCACCCGCCGAAGCGCCAGCGCACCTCGCCCGAGTACAGGAAGCGCGCCTGCGGCTTGCCCACTCCGGCGGCCAGAGCGTTGACGGCCACCTCCACGCGCCGCTCGGCGAGCTGCACCGCGAGCCGCCCGTCCACGTCCACGCGCCCCCAGGTAAACGCCTCCGCCCCCAGGGAGAGGTGCAGGTGGCGTTGCCGCAGCCCGCCTAGCCGCACCGCGTCCCACCCCACCACGGCCTCGCCATACACCGAGAAGCCATTGGGGAAGGGCGCCTCCACGACGGGCAACCCGGAAGGGCCCGCCGCGCGCAAGCGCGCCAGCTCGTAGTCGGGGCCGAAGAAGCCCTGGCGGAAGCCTCCGCGCTGCCCTCGCACCTCCAGCCGCAGCCGCGCATCCAGCGAGGGTGTCACCGCATCCGCGCCCACGCCAGCCACCGCGCCCCAGGCACCGCCCACGCCCGGACGCCCACCCCAACCCGCCAGCACGTGCAGCTCGTAGCCTGGGCGCACCAACACCACCGCCGTTCCATCCAGGTGTGCCAGCATCACCTGGGGCGAGTGGCCTCCGGCCCGCCCCCAGTCGTGTACCGCGGACAGCGCCAGTGTGTAGCGCCCAGGCTGCTCTTGTGGGCCCATGAAGAGGTGTGCCAGGTCGAGCGCTACCTCCGCGCCGATGAGGCGCGCGCCCAGCACGTCCGAGGAAAACGCCTCCGCGTAGACTGGCCCGAGCGTGCCGGTGAGAAAGGCTCCAGCCGGGTGGTAGTCCGGATTGGCGCGGTTGGAGTACCGCCGCACCAAGTGCCCGGAAAGGAGGCTGTAGCTGTCAAGAGCGCCAGCCCACAACCCCGCCGGGGAAGAGTCCGAGCCCAGCTTGAGGGCTCGTACCAACTGGCCCCAGTCCGAGAGGCTGTCCCAGTCCTCGCGACGCACCAACCCGGCCCCTGGAGTTCCTCCACCCACCCGCAGGCGTACCGGAGCGCCCAGGTTGACGCCGAGCTCCTCGCCTCCGTCCAGCACCAGCATGGGTGTCAGTTGGGCGTAGCTCTCCAGCCCTTCCGCCCCGCCGCTCGGCAACAGCGCCAGCCCGGAGGCCTCCACGCGCGTGAGGTAGTGCCATCCTCCCGCCAGGACCGCCGGGAGCGGTGGCTCCATGGCTCCAGCAGGCGCGTCATCAGGCCGTTCCGCCTGGGAGAGCAGCAGCAGCACCAGCAGTGTAGGCGTCATGAGGGCCTCCGGTGGAGACATCCCATGGTACCAGGAGCGTCCTCCTAAACCGGAGAGTCACGACAGAACAGTCAACAAATGACTTGAGGAGTCGGCGTGCCATGCCAACCTCATAGGCTAGGTGGGGCGGTCCGGCAACCGTCGTCAGACAGCTCCTGTGCGTCCTCCTGGCTTCTGCCTGGGCAACCGCGCCGTTCCGAGGCTTGGCGCTCCGAAAGGCTGCTGCACGGCGCTAGGCACGCTGGCGCTCCGGCTGTTGCCGTGCATGGGGGTTGCCGAGCAGGTTGGAGGAGGGGGACGTGGGCACGGATGGGCACCCAAGGTGATGGAGAGGCGCCCGGGCGGCACCTGGTGGTCGAACTCACCGGCCTTCCGCTTCAGAGCATGGGCCCCTGGAACGTATGGATGGGGGGCACTCCCGAGCATGCGGACCGCTTTGTCGCCTTCGGATTCCTACGTCGTTCTCCCCGTCCTTGGAGGCTGGGAGTACCCTGGCGAAGTGACTGAC
This is a stretch of genomic DNA from Archangium violaceum. It encodes these proteins:
- the sitA5 gene encoding SitA5 family polymorphic toxin, producing MKLCCTVVMLALLVGCGTASRVVRLDTGQTDPLVFTPRSSARPVTLGSGEFEEAVSELARDVRPPTRPQEAARRLFEMEARSGSYSYETPSRRITPLKPGEHLEGQSTTPEVELTRDYLRWCERTGRPGDCLRLLAESPTVNGDGRFALAMALAKGAVLDEMLEAFKDMADPHAMVAAVLWTWTTYMILVAIPDVTISKGLAAVMTATIISYVGVDTFWGLVVGFKRLMDEADRATTFNELRAAGERYGKLMGRNAARAFAMLAMAAIGNTAPGLAAKVSKLPGSMQAAVQAETQVGIRLAAVGEVKTVAVSAETVTIALAPGAVAMTSSGTSGGDTPKGDDLEQVNARWHEGSYDSPSKSLQAHFNKHGAEVDAKDVAQYLRKALEFAQRLRGAQKFPVEGATEGVIRYVKNGRYIDLASDGRILSFGSR
- a CDS encoding transposase, whose amino-acid sequence is MGKRVEVRATTACVEVFLAGRRVASHPRASGPRPTTLPEHMPSSHRAHAQWTPSRILEWAAKVGPSTAALAEELMRRRKHPEQGFRACLGLIRLKEKYGPERLERACARALRHRACTYGSVAAILRNKLEAVEPVAEERAALPVHENIRGPDYYH
- the istB gene encoding IS21-like element helper ATPase IstB; amino-acid sequence: MLMKQTLEKLKAMKLLGMASYLEGWLDVPPTQDVSASELLGLLVDAEWTQRENRKLSLRLKNAKLRQPACVEDIDYAHARGLTRAQVVELASCRWVAAHQNVLLTGPTGMGKSYLACALGNKACREGYTVVYRRASRLYDELAQARADGTWRTVLQRLSKAHVFILDDFGLEPLTANERRDLLEVLEDRCGTASTVITSQLDPKQWHALIGDATVADAILDRVVHNAHRIKLMGESIRKQHGKLTTEPKPEK
- the istA gene encoding IS21 family transposase, with protein sequence MGLTGRAIARSCGLSPSTVSDYLGRIKLARLNWPLPAELDDDAALEQLLFPDEHKPKLNRPEPDFARIHEELRRKHVTKQLLWQEYREQHPDGYQYSQFCEHYARWCAQLSVTMRQTHRAGEKGFVDFSGDGLELVVPETGERQKVKLFLFVLGASSYTYVEPVLGEDLATWVGCHSRALEYFGGVPQVVVPDNLKAAVQRPDRYEPELNPTYAELARHYGFAVIPARVRKPRDKAKVEAAVLLAERWILAVLRHQRFSTLQQVREAVRPLLEKLNERPMRKLGKSRRQLFEEVDRPALKPLPAERYELAWWKKARVNIDYHIEVDEHLYSVPYQLELVSKMDQGA
- a CDS encoding IS5 family transposase (programmed frameshift), which encodes MRRELVPDELWARVEPLLPRHRRKGRRGRPLRDDRACLRGIIFVLRTGIAWRDLPAEVFGCSGATCWRRLRKWSRAGVFEKLQRVLLNELGHKGLIDWSRASFDSSSLRAIKGGPQTGPNPTDRGKAGSKHHLVVDRRGLPLATLLSAANVHDKREALPLLDAILPIKGPRGRPRRRPAKGHGDKGYDYADTRRGLRKRHIVPRIARRGVESKERLGRHRWVVERSLDWFHQMKRLRIREERNPQMHLALLRLGHCLLLYRVLERHLRNGPE
- a CDS encoding DUF2381 family protein, with product MAGIRTITFRFDSLLRQDSLNIQERGWFEDWALGQQMLTLAPRENLAPGKRTEVEVCFADGAAPACATFVLVVHPGLGMQEVKVLRQSRPVAHFQQVAKEAEAQVQQCREEVRQLRSERGVPDGLTGAVASGLVNLGRGVDGKDLTDDATEKEGNTLIKDRVFSYRSKERVAVEVYLANPGTTPWTATGAVLRGPKGEVLKPLLLWQPDPIVPAAPGEEGKRGRVVVEVLATEKQARGTYTLILWDATRQRTITLGEVSFP
- a CDS encoding DUF2381 family protein, giving the protein MRVAVAMVMDNPGTAPWTAKDAALLVGKGQDVKEAKAWQLAPIPPGGSGLVMVETELLAHEARGTFTLKLWDENGGRLVTLGGVTFP